The genomic stretch CCTGTTGTGTCTTATAATCTGACTTTGATTTTGGGTTGTTCAGATCACGAATGATTCGATCCGGTCTATAGCTTTACTACCAAAGCTTGAGGCTTTAGAGATGGTGAACTGTCCGTTGATTGATGATGATGGTTTAGCGTATCTTGAGAACGGTTGTCCTTCGTTACAGGTACTGTTTTGTCTTCacatataaaagtttttttttatttttatctaagatttgtTTAGTAACTTGTAAGAAGTATAAACAGGAGATTGATGTTACAAGGTGTGAGCGTGTGAGTTTGTCTGGCGTTGTCTCCATAGTCAGAGGCCACCCTGATCTTCAACACCTTAAAAGCCAGTCACTGTGTATCCGTAAGTCTTATTGATCAAACATAGATAGATATGTTTAGGCCTAGAGGCATtgggtttttcgggtcggttaCTTGGTTCGACCGATATCTCGTCGAaaataaatttggtttggtttttggttAGTTGGTTTCATAAATTTCTTAAAGATTTTGAATTTGgttaaattttggtttaaattggttttttatttaacatagttaaattggttaaaattcaaaaaaatctgttaacttcagtTATTTTGGTTCAAGTTCTGTTCAAAATTggtatagtttatattttaatagaaaaccGCATTAATCAATTAACGAACCGAATCaaaaaccaaatttttaaatgcCGAATCATACCGAACCGTTAACCGTATGCCTAGATATATTGGTGGATGAACTCTCTGTGAAATGTGGTGTAAACTCGTTACTCTTTGTGAATCACAGGAAGTATCTCTAAGCTTCTTACAAAACATCAAAGCTTTGAAGCATCTCAAAACTCTATGGATCGATGGAGCTCGCGTCTCTGATACCTCTCTCTTAACCATAAGCGCTAGCTGTAGATCATTAACAGATATCGGAGTGAGCAAATGTGAGGGTGTGACGGACATCGGCATGACGGGACTAGCACGCAACTGCTTAAACctgaaaaccctaaacctagCGTGCTGCGGATTTGTGACTGATGCAGCCATCTCTGCTGTAGCTCAGTCTTGCCGCAATTTGGAGACTCTCAAGTTAGAGTCTTGTCATATGATAACCGAGAAAGGTCTTCATTCGCTTGGATGTTACTCCAAGAATCTTCGAGAACTCGATCTTACCGACTGTTGTGGCGTCAATGACAGAGGTAAACCAAAGATACATGTCGATTCAAACTCGTATTCGTGTGCTTACATCTCATCTGTTATGGTATCTTACTTCAGGGCTTGAATATATCTCGAAGTGTTCGAATCTTCTAAGGTTGAAACTTGGCCTCTGCACAAATATCTCAGACAAAGGGATGTTTCATATCGGTTCCAAATGTTCCAAGCTTCTAGAACTTGATCTATACCGGTAACATTCTTCTCTTAGACCAGTCTCTTATTCCTTGTAGAACAATCTTTgagttaaaaagaaaagttgcaacttcttgatttgttttctaattGATTCTGGTTTTGTTGAGTGCAGCTGTGGTGGTTTTGGAGATGACGGTTTAGCAGCTGTATCACGAGGCTGCAAGAGTTTGAACCGGCTCATTATATCGTACTGTGGTGATCTAACAGACGCTGGGGTTGAACAAATCCGCCAGCTTGAACATCTAAGTCACCTAGAAATCAGAGGGCTAAAGAATATAACCGGTGCTGGTCTAGCTGCAGTTGCGTGCGGCTGCAAGAAATTGGATTACTTGGACCTCAAGAAGTGCGAGAACATCGATGATTCAGGCTTCTGGGCGCTTGCTTACTTCGCAAGAAACCTAAGACAggtaaatttaaaaacattgagaGAATAAACCGACCGGTTTGGTAAAATGGAAACATATGTGATGCTTTGTGTTGTGTGTGTTTGGTTTGGGCAGATAAACTTGTGCTATTGCTCGGTCTCTGATACGGCTCTATGCATGTTAATGAGCAATCTGAGTCGTGTTCAAGACGTTGACTTAGTCAACCTGAACCGTGTGACCGTGGAAGGGTCTGAGTTTGCTCTAAGAGCCTGTTGCAATAGGCTCAAGAAGCTTAAACTTTTTGCACCTCTCAGATTTTTACTCTCGTCTGAATTGCTTGAGATGCTTCATGCTCGTGGTTGCCGCATCAGATGGGACTGAAGACAAAACTTACCTCGGCTTTGGCAGACTGTTATAGCCGCTAAGAATCAATggaactttcttttttttgaactttcttAGTAGCACTTTAATGTGAGATCATATACTTGATGCATGTATCAGTTGTCTAATattctaaaatgtttttatattcaGTTTCTCAATTATGTCTACTGCTTTGGTTTTATCTTGCAACATAAACAATATAGATTTTGTGGTAATTtcttattaaaaaacaaaaaatgttttgatattCTAGGCAAAATGTTCCCCTTAAACTACATTTTCAAGGtattagaaacaaaacaaagggTAAATTTGTAAATGCTACATGTTCACTCtaatgtatatatgtgtttgttagaatgttaaaatctattcaacaaaaaaagttatttacAACATTTACGTGTTAGTCAGTGTTGCTAATTACAAATTTAGACTAAGGGCAAGCTATACATTCACTAGCTAGCAACAAAGGTACAATAAAGAATGCTCTTtctcaaaagaagaaaataacaaagGTACTAATAAGATCTATCAAATACTCCCATGTATCAACTTAAGctgtgtttaattttttttattttgttttataataatttatattctcACAATTGtagatataatttattattatttgaaatttttgaccAATCtcaaaatactatatttttttattggttaaattaGTTTAATCTAATACTAATACATAAAAATTCGTagtttcttaatctttgtgcaaaaaatttaaacatcgGTTAAAATGATAGGGAAAGAGTAGTAATTAGAGAATCTCTTACAAACAGACGCGATCTACTCcttaaatacttttatttcccttggtttttttttttgacaaaagggcTTTCATATTTCCCTTCGttgttcataattttttattcccTAATAGAAGTGTAGAACATAAAAGTAAAAGTTGTCTACTACCAAAAAAGCTGATAATCTCACAAATTTATTTTACCTATTTTTGTCTACTACCAAAAAAGCTGATAATCTCACAAGTTTATTTTACCTATTTTTCTCTCATGGCAAAGAAGCAAATCTAATATGTAGTCAAACAGGTTAAGAAACAGCTGTCTAAGTACaatgtttaatattatatatgtacaatgaaatttatttgtatttgcaATGATTAAATATCATCTTCTATAAAATGAGTGAAGAATATAGCATCATGCTACTTTGACCAGCTAGCTTATTGGttgttatttcattttaaaaaatattcttgggccaataatttttttaatatcattaCACAGAAAATaccaatttatttatttttggtataatatatataattatattggGACATATTAGTTAATTTTGACCAATGACATTTAAGAAAAAGATGGCTAGATAAATGAAGATAACTTCTAAAATAGATTGaaagtgatatatatattacgTAAGCACACATGGATTCTGGTTGGTGACTTTGCGGAATGGTGGAGTTACTTTTTTTAAACGTGATTATGCAAATATTTTATCAATCATAAAAATATCGAaatgaaaaaagtaaaaatgcAAACTTGCGTTTCTGCgaacaaaaattttgaaaacaatttcaTTAAGTCGAAAATTGagttttatttgattattgaaaaaatcaacacttttatattattagactatataataatactattttaaaatttttaatagaaagcaataaaatttgtaatgataaatagttatattgtaaataaaaacattcacTGAtcgttttataatattataagatgttaatttattattaaaaacgtAATAACTAGATATTTGCAATACAgagtaaaataatttaatcagAGTTTAGTTATTTTCAAATGTTGCAGTAATTAGtttaattattgatatttaattttaatttaataacatattttttaattaatttagtaTGTATTCCGCCATTCagcaaattttaaatattttcgaagcttaactaatttttttcatGGCTTAACTAGTTTTTCCAAGATTTCACgattaaaaaatgtttactgATCGGAGCCAGTCACCTATTTCACAATGAGTGTAAATACACAGTTGTATAAATTATTTCCATACACCACAGGAAGACAAAATGAGTAAAATCCACACAATGAAAGATATAACCATATCTTCTTGGATATGAAGTGAAAGTGTAGCTCTGGTTTTAACTAATTCTACACAATGGAGATTTTGTACCATAAGTGTTTACGAGCGATAAGGTTGTCTTCTCGATAAATAGTGTCCTCACTTCTCCGAATATAGCACACAGAAATAAAAGATAACTTCTCAGTCTAAACaaacttaagaaaaatattttgttatggaGAACCAAGCTATGTCTTCTGCAAGCTCTTCCGTGGCCCGACCCGAAAAATGCAATGACGTTAACGTGACTGCGGGGGAGTCCCAGGAGATGGCAATGGAGAACAACAACTCGGGCCTATGGTCTACTCGGGAGGTTATGTCTGAGAACCCTAGTCTTGGATCTAATGCTGTCCCAACAATAGACGGTCTCATGCAGGGCTACACATCAGAACCTAATAAGATCTACACTTGTCGCTTTTGCAATAAACTGTTCTCAGTCGCTCAAAGCCTAGGTGGTCACATGAACGCGCACAAGACGGAGCTACAGTGGGAAAGGAAGCGGAAGGAGATGGAAAAAGAGTTCCCTCTTTGGGTATTACGTAAATATCCACAAGGTGCTTTATCAAATGATGGTAATCTTGGGATCACTTCTGAACCTTTCAAACGCATACGTACCGGCCTTAACCCATCTTTCTATAGCGGAGTCATGGACATGAACATGAACATGACCGTAGGTCCTCGCATGGCTCCTACTGgcgtcctctcatggaacacttaCATTAATGGTTCCTTTTCAGGGGGACTTGCGCCAGTACCCTCCTACAACAACTATCCCCCGATGCTCCCTAGAAACGTTCCTCCGTTTCCTCCACATAGGACTACCAATCTTCCTAGCTATTTGTATCCGCAAGAGAATGTATTGAACGAGGAGGATGTCATCTTAAATCTAGGAAATGGCAACATTGTAAAGATTGATGATGACGGTGAAGATGCTGTTGATCCGCCAGAAGAAGGGACATCTAAGAGCTGGGGCGCTGATCTATCCCTTTAAGTATtgtttagttttcatttttgaGGTATCATATCTATTAGAGACCTCTCTATGATATCTATCTCTGAATgttgtttttctcttttctaatattatctatttcattttaaatattccTTTGGATGTAGCATCTCTTCTTCTGGTTGATTTGCTTTTTATCAGTTTatgattcctttttttttctctttctgcCATCCATATATCATGAGTCTTTTATCATTTCGGCAGTTGTGAAAATCCTTGGTTGAATTCAGTTAAGGAAGTAACTCCTACCACTGTTATGTGTCTTGATTAATGTTTAGATTTTAAACTTTAGCGGGCATGACCTGACGCCTTCAACACTGATTCTCAAATCCTTGGTTGAATTCGCTGTAGGCATAAGCCCAATGTATCGATTTGGGAAAAAATAAACATCAATGTCCAGACAAAAATGTTTATTGGACATGATCATTTAGATATAAAAAGCCCAtttgacataaaaaaaaatatgttttgatatttCTAATTTATTACTTGGACCTTTAGAACAACCTAgttaattatagtttttatttgggttggtcatatttttgatatatgttttatttgggTTTAAACAACCAATATCCAAAAACAGAAATGTCCATATGGATAAGTCTATTTTACGTGGACAACTCGATTGGGTCTTTAGATTTGACAAGTTTCTTCTttatgaaaagaaaatgaaatgcaTCAATTGAATTATATTCAACATGCAGCATAATACGAAGAGAAATTAATCCTTTTAGCTCGGAgtgttaaattttgatatttttctaaCATTTATTATGACACTCCTGAACttgaaatttagatttttttttaatctacaaTAAATTGCAATTTAGGATTCTAACTCCAAATCTAGatataaaaatctttaaaccttaatttttaaactataatGCTTCCACAAAATTTTTGATATTATGGAGCGCTTTTTGTCTTTTCATTTTAGAACACAAACTTTCAATAAAAACTCAGTCTTCTTCTATATAATAGAAAAAGAGAAGTATCCATCCTCTTTGTCCATAAGCATAAAAGGCAACATAACGAGATAAGTATTATGACCGTGAATTCGAGACGTTGCTTAAATGCATCGGAGAATAGTCACATAATGAGACGTTGAGGTCTAAACCTCATCTACGAGAAGGTATTCTCGATTGCATCTTCTGACCTGAGTAACCTGAAGCAAACACTCGGCAACAAGTCCGAGGAATCATCTCTTTCCATAGGAAGAGGGAATGGTAGTAAAGTACTTTCTGTCCTGGGCTTAGAGGAGATAGATAATGGATTGACCATAATCAACTTGTTAGTGAGCCTGAGCCAACCGTTTGAATAAATTTACTGGACGAGATCCAACCAAGTAAACCGCGAAGTGACGAGACTGAGGTGATATTCGGAGGTGGAGGATAAGTTGCCGGTAAAGGGGTAAAAGACAGACGTCGACTAGAAGCTGCCCTCACCGGGGTATGCGGGACGTCCAGAAAGACCTAAAGGAGAAAAACCATGAACAATGATAGCAAAGTAAATCTTGTTGGGATAGATGTTCCGGCAGTCATGACAGAGACCTCGGAAGCCCGGATCTGGTCGGCGAGTCTGAGGGTGGATTCCCACGGACAAGAAACTCCTCTGGAGTGCTTTTGTCTATCTTGCAAATGTTTGATATCCTAAGAAAATGGACAGAAACTTCAAGGTTGCATGATCCGTGTTCGAGTGCGGACACTGCAGCTAACGGCGGCGATTAAAATATGCACTTAagtttttaataatagagagcgtatgtatatatatagtatgttCATGTCAAACTCAACATAAAACTCAAGTCTTGGAATGGGCTACATTACATATTTACATGAGACCAGAGCAagattgttaaaaaattattatcgtGGCATGCATCAATTGATTTCACACTCCAAACAAAGAGCATAATATTATGCAAACTCAAGTCTTTGTTTTGGGGTatgtatgaaaatattaattctAAGATACGTTTAACCATGTccacaaatatatatttacagtgAAACATTTCAGGAAAACATTGGTCAAAAAAACATTTCAGTGAAATATACGTTTAACCATGTCCACAAAAAGGCAGTGAGGAAAACGCATAGCTATGGAGGAGGCGTTTGGTTGTGGTGTTTTTCCAGTTTTTGAGCTTTTAAAAGTTCTTGTTTTCTGGAGTTAGGGAGGTCTCAGTTCATTTTGGAAGTTTTTTCTCTGGTTGTGTATCCATTGCAACTATGTTTTTTCTGCTCTTTgcaatatatattttcagaaggaaaaaaaaaaaaaaacattggtcAAAAAAACATtccaaatattttgaataatttgaagAGCTGACCGGTAACAACACTTTTGTTTATCATAAGATATGCccaaaaattattatgtatagAAGAGAAAAGTGATGGTTTAGAAATAATGACTACATTAACCTCAAATAAATACTAGTATTTAATTTAGCGAATGAAACGATATAATAACTTTATCTGTTTAGACATAGAAATATTATGCATACAAAACTCTATCGTATCCTCAAGATCCAATCAAAAAGGAATGTCTAGTTATGTCTTATGTTCATTTGTATAGAAAAAGTCCTTGTATTGCAGTTGATACGAGAGTCTACATAGTATAAATGCCACACTTGTACATTAAAAGCTAATTATTGAGAATGAGTTTATTTTactcatatggtatcagagcattttGAATTTGTTCTCTAATGAATCTGCACTCATTTATCTTCGCTCATTTATCTTCGTCCACACACATTCGCCAGATTTTCATCGGAATCTTCATATTTTCGTCTTCATCACTTTCGATTAACTTCATATGTCGATTCCAATTTCAGTTCAATTTCAGATGGTTTTCGACATTGGAGCTCGAGATCAATTTTAATGGGTAAACGTAACTGCAAAGTGAAATATCGTCGTTCTTCACTAGATTTTCTGAAATTTGGTTCCTTGTCTTCTCTGTTACCTCGCGATGATCCTTCTGGCTCAAATCCAGCTTGCATTATCAACGGAACTCAGGATCGAACCGTTTCATTTGATCTGGGACTTCGTCTTCTCTAGCTCATTTTAAAGTATCTGATTCACCTGATAACATTCACTCTCTTTATCATCTCTTGAGTTCTAATAATCCTAAATTAGTTCTAGCTGCGGAACCTCTTAATGGTAATAACTATGGTGTCTAGAGACTATCGATGACCACTAGTCTTGAAGTTAAAAAAATAGGTTTTGTTGAAGGTTCTATAGTCAAACCTTCTGAAAATGATCTATATTTCAAGATAGTGTCGTTGCAGCAGTATGATCAAGTTTTGGCTCTTGAATAGCATGACTAAACAGATCTATACAAGTATTCTATGTATCAAGAACACTTCAGATATTTGGATGGATCTATATCTCTCATAGTATTGTATGTCGAATATTGTCTATAGTACTAAGAGTCTTTCCAAGAGCAAacttatatttgaagttttcttAATCTTGTATTTGAAATTTGGGGATGACCTTCTCCAAAGATAAACCtttaaaaaatctcaaaatttttattattacattatagtctttattttagacaaaatcaaataaaagcataaaacttttataacaactaaaatcatacataaaaatattataaataatacttaTTAATAAACCATTACATTATAATAGCAAATTAcgtataaataaaagaattaaaatacaTTATTCATTATTATTCCTATAATGCTCTTATATATGATCAGTTAGTACATTTCAAAATGATAAATGAACTTCTTTACTTTTTGTTTGTAGATTACGAGTTAAAAATTGTTGAAACCAATTATTTTCGTTTATCTTGGAGATTCAGGGTCAAGTTTACCGGACTATTAGtataattgtaatatttattttatttatgtaattttcttttatgcATTTTTACTTTGttgtattttgtattaatttatttgatgtaATATTGCTTTATATActatttgtttaatattattaaatattttgatttttatttaaaattttatgttatttaaatttatatgtaaaagttaaatttataagaacatatataaatatataaaatatataaaactatatggAATTAAATTATAAACAAGAAAGTTATcaatacttttttaaaaacatacaaatacAAGGACTACAAAattatgaaacttcaaatataagaAACCTTACAATTTGAGGTTTTGAGATTTCTCTTGGAACACATTAAAATGttttacatgtatatatacTCAAATTTCCTTACGCGTTCTCCAACATTAATACTGATAACTCGACTGACATAATCAAGAAATCTAAGTATGTAAACAAGATATAGGGAGCCATAGTTCTGAATCGAAAGGTTTGAAATCAAGACAAGTAACTTTGGTAAAAAATAGTTCCCTGCAAAACCAAGGATTTTGACCTTTaccaaaatgattaaaaaaaactcatgagTCATGATATATGTATAGATggcaacaaaaaagaaaaaaaaaaggaatccatttattgataaaaagaagCAAATCAACCAGAAGAAGAGATGCTACTTACATATTgcatgaaaattaaaaaaaaaaaaaaaaaaaaaaagcaatctTCAGAGAGAGATGTATGTCTCTAATAGAAAACTAAACAATTCATAGGACTAAACAATATTCAAAGAGATAAATCAGCCCCCCAGCTCTTGGATGGCCCTTCTTCAGGCTCAACATCACCACCAtcgtcatcatcgtcatcaATCTCCACAATATTACCCCTTCCTATCTCTGAGATGAAATTCACCTCGTTCAATACATTTCCCTGTGGATACAAACCGCTAGGAAGGTTGGTGGTCTGAGGAGGAGGGAAAGGAGGAGCGTTTCTAGGGATCATCGGGGGATAGTTGCTGTAAAGGGGTGTAGGCCCCCCAAGTCCCCCTGAAGAAGAACCGTCAGCGTTCCCTGGGAAGAAGCTAGTAGGAGGAGCCACGCGAGGAACCACGGCAATGTTCGGGTCCGAGAATCGGTTACTCGAGGAAGGGTAGTTACCGGTGAACCTGCGTTTGAAAGCCTCAAGAGGGATCCCAAGATGATTATCGTTTGATAACGCCTCTGATGAATAGCCACCTAAGAAAAACAGAAGAGGATTGTCTATCTTAGAGTTCAAAAAGGAGTATCCGGGGTACTCTTGTTCCATatccttcctcttcttctcccactctcGCTCTTGCTTGTGCGCGTTCTGGTGACCACCTAGGGCTTGGCTTGTTGGGAACCCTTTCTTGCAAAGGGGGCAAGTGAAGATCTTATTAGATCTTGATGGGTAAAGGTACGTGATCTGGTTCCCTGTTGGGACAGCACCAGATCCGGGACTAGGGTTTTCAGTTACAACAAGAGCAGACCCTAGTCCCGGATTGTTGTTATCCGTTTCCATCTCCCTGGACTCCTCCACAGCCACGATAACGTCAGTGCCTCGGGGCGGCGCGGGAGAGCTTTCATAAGGCACAATTTGGTTCTCCGTCGTTGCCACCACCTCCGTGGCCTCCTCCACAGCCACGATAAAGCCTGCAGAAGACACAACTTGGTTCTCCGTTGCCACCATCTCCTTGTTGGCCTCCTCCACAGCCATGGTGACGTCATTGGATTTTTCTGGTTGGGGCGCAGGCGCGGAAGAGCATGCAGAAGACACAGCTTGGTTCTCCGTAGCCTTCTCCATGGGTGACTCCTCTACAGCCACGGTGACGTCATTGCATTTCTCAGGTTGGGGCGCGGAAGAGCTTACAGATGACGCAACTTGGCTCTCCGTTGCCTTCTCCATGGACTCATCCACGGCCACGATGATCTCATCATTGCATGTTTTGGGTGGGGCCACGGAAGAGCTTGAAGCAGACATAACTTGGTTCTccatatcaaaatatttttttctttaatttgtttGGAATATTGAGAAATATTATCTCTTTGTGCTATAGATTCGGAGAATGAGGACACTATTTATTGTGAAGATAACTTAATTGTAAGTTAACAATTATAGAATAAAATCTCCGTTGTGTAGAATTAAGTAAAACCAGAACTACACTTTGAATCCATATCCTAGAAGTTATGGTTATTTCTTTAATTCATTATGTTGATTTTACTCATTCTACCTTC from Raphanus sativus cultivar WK10039 unplaced genomic scaffold, ASM80110v3 Scaffold0080, whole genome shotgun sequence encodes the following:
- the LOC130501004 gene encoding uncharacterized protein LOC130501004; this translates as MENQVMSASSSSVAPPKTCNDEIIVAVDESMEKATESQVASSVSSSAPQPEKCNDVTVAVEESPMEKATENQAVSSACSSAPAPQPEKSNDVTMAVEEANKEMVATENQVVSSAGFIVAVEEATEVVATTENQIVPYESSPAPPRGTDVIVAVEESREMETDNNNPGLGSALVVTENPSPGSGAVPTGNQITYLYPSRSNKIFTCPLCKKGFPTSQALGGHQNAHKQEREWEKKRKDMEQEYPGYSFLNSKIDNPLLFFLGGYSSEALSNDNHLGIPLEAFKRRFTGNYPSSSNRFSDPNIAVVPRVAPPTSFFPGNADGSSSGGLGGPTPLYSNYPPMIPRNAPPFPPPQTTNLPSGLYPQGNVLNEVNFISEIGRGNIVEIDDDDDDGGDVEPEEGPSKSWGADLSL
- the LOC130501007 gene encoding uncharacterized protein LOC130501007, which gives rise to MSSASSSVARPEKCNDVNVTAGESQEMAMENNNSGLWSTREVMSENPSLGSNAVPTIDGLMQGYTSEPNKIYTCRFCNKLFSVAQSLGGHMNAHKTELQWERKRKEMEKEFPLWVLRKYPQGALSNDGNLGITSEPFKRIRTGLNPSFYSGVMDMNMNMTVGPRMAPTGVLSWNTYINGSFSGGLAPVPSYNNYPPMLPRNVPPFPPHRTTNLPSYLYPQENVLNEEDVILNLGNGNIVKIDDDGEDAVDPPEEGTSKSWGADLSL
- the LOC130501012 gene encoding F-box/LRR-repeat protein 3-like, which codes for MTGLARNCLNLKTLNLACCGFVTDAAISAVAQSCRNLETLKLESCHMITEKGLHSLGCYSKNLRELDLTDCCGVNDRGLEYISKCSNLLRLKLGLCTNISDKGMFHIGSKCSKLLELDLYRCGGFGDDGLAAVSRGCKSLNRLIISYCGDLTDAGVEQIRQLEHLSHLEIRGLKNITGAGLAAVACGCKKLDYLDLKKCENIDDSGFWALAYFARNLRQINLCYCSVSDTALCMLMSNLSRVQDVDLVNLNRVTVEGSEFALRACCNRLKKLKLFAPLRFLLSSELLEMLHARGCRIRWD